CCTCCATGAAGATCTGCCGAAACTACGGAGCCCCAGAAGTGCCATCCTACATGTTGAGATGCTGTCCTTAGTTATGTCAGTATGTTTCCAATCTCAAAGATGGAAAGTGTCTTATTTAAGATAATTTCTGGAACTCGACAGTGATAATAAGACACCTGCAGACTCATTTTGAGTATGCTGTAGTTCTGATCATTTCCCTGTAGCCTGGTGATGACAGCCATAATTACTATAGTTATATTAATTCAGTTTCAGCCAGGAAATTCCTTCCTTAATCTTTGAACCAAACTTTCTGCGTGCCTATAGAAAGTTTGATTTTTAAAGGCATCCCGTGATGGTCCATCTACAGTGTGGCACTAAACATGGCGCATTTATTTCCTCTcatagtagaaaaaaaaaaatcaacaaacctCATGTTGGAGCTTTATCATTCAGTGAAGCTTGCAATCTTGACTCTTGTTATTCGGAACTTGTAGAAATACAAAATCAAGGTGTGCGTTTGTGACTTCCGGGCAACTCTGCTGAGGGTTGGGAGTGGGGGAACCAGCCACTTTAGTTTGATGCACCCCCACCTGCCCCACCTGGAGGTCTTCGTATCGTCGAATGGCTACTTTAAAGGATGCCACGCCGTCATTGCGTTCCTCGGTGAGACCATCATATCACGCCAGTGAGCAGCGCCGTCTGCAGAGGCCATCTTGCCCGGACCGACGAGGCACCGGCCAAGGGTTTTGTGGCCGGCGAACGGGTTCACCCGTAGACACACAGCAAAGACGATACATACCTGTGattataaaagtaaaaaccaGTAAGCTTCATAGTGATAAtagtaatagtggcttcttaaatAGCGCTCATTTCCGTCACTCACTGTGATGTTAAAGGCGCTCTAACATTATGTTTTTCTTGCAAGAtatgtggattttttttaagtatgagatgagacctactccttttacatagcaccatgtaatggttaaaAAGGTCCTGTGggacaatatgcagccaatcagacCAGggacaccggggcaaacccccttctcttttcgataagtgcactgggttattttacatgtgttacacaacacacaggaccaactgcTTTTTGTCCCATCCCAAGGACGAGGCAATCTTGGTCAAATgtcttgcttagggacacaagtgtgtGCTTTGTTTTGCTCAATGAAAAAGTCTAGCCATTTGAAAACATGTAATGAGAGAACTGTTTTTACCTTTTCATCCTCGCATCTCAAATCGATGGTGAAAGCCTCGTTGTAGGAGGGGTTTGCGTTTCTCCTCACCACCGAAGTTTGTTTGTTCTTAACCACTTTGCCCCCTTTCACCACGGAGACCTTGACGAATGTGTCCATTACTgcaaacaaccatacacaaaattGGCAACAATTCATATGACATGCgcttaattttctttttttttttctttttttttagcaccgagaaagactctgctagggtcgaaacgtcaggccattattttttgcttttgaaTTTAATACAAAGATCTAGATAGATCCGATATCTctctcagtttttttttaaaacaatataaaagtGTACAACTTACCTAGTTTTCTGGCATCTGGATCTTCGGAATCCGGGAGGAGTAAATTACGAGCTTTCAGTATAGTGACCGTTACTCGTTCAGCATTGGGCAGGTATGTTAGGGAGAACAGCAGATCACCTTGCTTTGGGTCCTCTGGCTAgggaacagaaaaacaaatagtGATTGGTCGTaggctgtttttttgtttgtatgtttgtttgtttgttttagtggTTTTCTTGTCAACATTGGCAATGGTTCAAGCCATATTCAGTTTTCAATTCTGGACTATTACATGCTTGCTTGGGTTAGGCCTACTAATGATTTTTATTGTGCTCTGctactgttaaaaaaaatcattggcaAAGAAATGTAGGCCTAGGCCTCTCATGTatgttgctaagcacagaaaaatgctGCTTagtagaaacaggttaccagcaaacaTGTCATAGGGTTTTGTTGCCACTGGTGCCctccactcatttcttgctcagAAAGCAGTTTCTGCTAAAAAAGCTTTaggaaattgggcactggttaaaaatttaatgttttaaaataatttaccaGGTCAGATTGTTCAATGTCCCGCCAAATCGGCACGCTGACGTCACCGGCAGATGCGCAGAAGTCACGGTCACTCAGTCTGTGCACGACTTGACCAATGTGAACGGGGTGTGAGTAACGGTCGAGTCCAATCACGGTGAACTTCACCACCGTGTGAACCACTTCATCCTCGGGAAGTCGGAAGATAAAGTTCTGGCGGTAGATTGGGTTCAATGTTCGTCTTTGGACCTGCAGGGAGTGACGAAATGTGACAATAATTAAGATTCGGCCAGATGGAACCGGTTGGTTCTGGTTTGGTCTAGTTTGGTCTGGTTCCATTTATCCAACAAGAAGTTACATGAACTTGAACCCTCACAACTATAATAAAAGGACTTGGTCAGCAATCGAAAAAATAGTTGAAACCGTTCTGGTTTAGAGAGAACATTTTACACAAGCAGGAAAGAAGCATAAGAGTTCCAAAGGTATATTTTAGAGTATAggaaaatatctacctttgagGTTGCCGACCGCCTTTCTTCTTCCGGCAGCAGTGACACTTCAACAAATGTGTCGGCCGTGGCTCGCTCAGTTCTCGCCGGTAGTTGCACGGCCTGTATGAGGTACACAGTCAACTGGCCCTCGTGGCTATCGAAGAAGAGCGAGAACGACAGCTTTCCCAGGCCGAACTTTGAGGGTGTGTAGACTTCATTCTGCTCGTCAATACGATACAGGTCTGGTTCGATCTGCCCGATGGTGGTGTCGCACGGGATTGATTGTTTGATGCGGCGAGCTTCCATGGCCGCGGCGGCTTGAGCAAGACTATTCGGCATGGAATTGGACCGCGACATCCGGCACTGAGGCTTCTCTGACTCCGTCTGCTGTAGGCTCCGGGTCCTCTTGGCCATGGTGAGGAAAGGGCGACGTCTCCGGGGAGATATCCACGGCTCCAGGCTCGGCTTTGCCATCGGCGTCAACGGGTACGGTCGTACTTTCTCGTTGGCTTTTGCTCGAAACGGTGTCTCGGGCCGTGTTGGGATGGTGAACTCGATGGGTGCCGAAGTGGTCCGCGGATGGGCGGCTACATTATCCCGTTTCCTACTCCTCCATTTCTCGATAAAGTTCGTCTCCGGTATGTACTTGGAACTCATCTTCCTGGTCTGGGAGTGGAAGCGGACTTTCATCCTCAGTCTCCCCCAGAGACTGGAGCCGGAGTGAGGAGGGGACCAGCCTATCTCGCTGTATCTTGACGACGGTTCATCGGTTTTATTGGACCGAGTGAAGATGTAGATGAGAACAGACATTATGATGATGACTTGGGTTCCCACCAACAGGCCAATTACTAGGGGTATAGGGTACGGGATGGAGGCATAGGGTTCGGCTTGGGCTGGTTCCACAGTGGGTTTTTGTAATAATGGTTCCTGGGCAGGTTTCGCCGATAATGGGTCGATTTTCAAAGACATCCTGCATCAAGCTTTGAAAAAGAAGGCATTTTTTGTGCGtgaaaaattaaatcagatTTGAATCATTCAGATACGGGCAAAACAAAGGAGAACATTTAGGCAGagcaagaagaaaaacatttggGCATCGAAAGCAAAACATATTTTAACCGGCATTAGTAAGTTGGTATACgccaataatttgtttgtatctgtgtacaaattgtgcaggcaaatcaacctctaccccccccccccgccccacccCACATCACCTCGTCCACCTccttatagtttcttcttacaTACATTATCTCTATCAAATGCCTTCAAATCGAGTATCAGCAGGAATACAAACGGGTAATTGCAATATTAGGCAGGTAACCCATTTTCTACCGCACTTGCTAGAGGACACAAGTGCCgaaaccgggattcgaacccactgcCATTATACTTACTATTGAGTAGGCCAGCATGCACAAACGGTATACCCTACGATGAAGTCAGAGCATTGTATACCCTGAAAACAGTATGATAATTGGTGGTAGGTCTTTTACTAGAAATGCAATCAGCTCATCAAATTTCACATTACAAAGAACGTGAACAATTTCGAACATTGGTTGTTATTCTCCTCAGCAGCCACATACGGATTAGGTTGCTGTACGAAATCATGAAACAactaacattaaaggaacacgttgccttggatcggacgagttggtctttgacaagcgttttgtgaccgtctgttataaaatgcatatggttagatatgtaaaagtagaatacaataatctacacaagtatgcctcgaaattgcgtggttttcttttcacctcgtccaataacacggtcggccatttatgggagtcacaaatttgactcccataaatggccgaccgtgatagttcgtgacgtaaaaagaaaaccgtgcaattttgagtgatacttgtgtggatcattatattctacttttaaaacatctttctaaccatatatatttcataacaaacggtttcaaacgctttttagtgACCagctcgtccaatccaaggcaacgtgttcctttaacaagttGACTGTTTTGGGTCGAGTATGGTTTCAGCAACCGTTTTTATAGCCAGAAAAAATAACCACTGCTTTATTATCAAGCTACAGTTTAGCCAGCTCACTGTCCTGCCATTTTATGCCTTGTTTCATTAGTGAATATTGATGCTTTAATTGAGATTGTGGTCAAGTTGTTTTTCATCTAGATAAATAGAGTAAAACTTACCTGCACACGCACACGGCGACAAACAAAATCCACACGTAAATCAATGGACACTTGCAACGAAGGAGTCCCAATGGTATTTCCAGTGCGACGTGCAGTGCTCTCTACAATGTGTAGATACTGCAGTCTATTCATACGTCACGCTCAGCTCAGGGGATTTTGAAAATCGCGCCGATTTGCATATGAAAGCTTTTCAATGAGATTTTTGGAATGCTAAACGCCTGTTTTGGGTGAATAATGTGTATGGCTATGACGTAATCGTGATGTAAACAAACCATTCAATAGTTTTCTGGAAGTTTAGCTTGTTAGGCCTATTTTTGTAGCAAAAAATAGACCTACTTcttgtggtaattgtcaatgagtTGTCTCCTTGTGAACTTCACACTTGAATAGTTTCCAATGAGATCTGTATTTTGTCCAGACTGGGTTGGGCAAGGCCTGGTGGGGTTTGCTGGATTCAGTGGGGTATTAAGCAGACTTTTCACTGTGCGGGAGGGGAGGCAAAGACATTATCCCATTTTAAACTAATAAAAACATATTAcatattttgtcattatttatttttaatgtatcGAACCATTCATTTGGGAGAGAGTGCAAAGGTtatggcggggggggggggggaacttgcGGTAACATGGCACAATTGTCTTGGGGAGAAGGAAAAAAGACAACCAGAGCACACTGATCAAGTCATTCAGTTGTTacaccaccagttcttttcagaaccaccactaatCATGAAGAGATCTTTCCACATTGCATAGCGGTACAtatattataataacaaaaattgataCCCTATAGCAACTTTCCAACGTAAGGGGTGACAGGAgctttttgtttgccttttctATAATCATCTCATTAAATTAATACAATCCAACCAAACCATGTTCCGTACATCAAAGTTTCGCAGTAATTTAATAGTACATGTTATACACAATCAGTTCAAATGAATGAGTTATCAAATATTATAGTAGATTACAAATTGAAATCAGCAAAGTTGAAGTTTTCCATCTCATCAAAGTCATTGTTTATATTAATatggagtgagaaattattaGTTGACTATGACTGGGAAGGACTAGGTAAGTCTAAAAATCTAGACCAATAACAGGGCAAAATGTTACAGAGCTGCTTACGCACAGATAAATTGCTTAATagttttctgctgagcagaaatgagcaggataccagttaaaaATTATACAGTTGACTTGTTAGTGTGGCTTGAgacctcattctggtaagcacaatttgttgcgcttagctactttttgtgcttcagcagctctatgaaattggggccctgGGTTCGATCCACAGTATGTTTGTGTGATAAGAATATCTCTTCTCCAGTTATTCATGTTATGATATCAATGAATACGTTATGAGCGTCGCCGGGCAAGACTAGAGGGGTTGTCATATTCACAACTAATCTTCACAAACTTCCAAACAAAATAGTTGAACTGTTAtttaagaaataataataataataatgcaaaagTTAATACAAGAAGTTTTACTGAGCTTAATGTTTTAAACAGCTAGAACATTCTAAACAAACTAAACGTATATACTTTCTCTCATAAATATATTAAATAACATTTACTTTAAGCAGGGGCAGATATCTAATGGCACAACCAACACTTAgcaaactttgtttacaatattaAACCCATTGTGCTGTATGGTGTCTTTTATCTGGGGGTGAGAGTCACTGTTGATAAATTAGTCTGAAACTGGCACTTCCTTCGTTTGGCAACTCCCTTGAGCTACAGATTAAGAGGAGCTTTTGAAAACAGAAATAAatagatcaaagagcatgatttattttacatttttgagtGAAATACAGTTCTGTTTATCAGGCAGActttaggccaagtaaaaaatgtaccagttgatcgtccgagTTTTTCCTCAAAAAGAGGATGA
This Asterias amurensis chromosome 21, ASM3211899v1 DNA region includes the following protein-coding sequences:
- the LOC139953299 gene encoding synaptotagmin-5-like → MSLKIDPLSAKPAQEPLLQKPTVEPAQAEPYASIPYPIPLVIGLLVGTQVIIIMSVLIYIFTRSNKTDEPSSRYSEIGWSPPHSGSSLWGRLRMKVRFHSQTRKMSSKYIPETNFIEKWRSRKRDNVAAHPRTTSAPIEFTIPTRPETPFRAKANEKVRPYPLTPMAKPSLEPWISPRRRRPFLTMAKRTRSLQQTESEKPQCRMSRSNSMPNSLAQAAAAMEARRIKQSIPCDTTIGQIEPDLYRIDEQNEVYTPSKFGLGKLSFSLFFDSHEGQLTVYLIQAVQLPARTERATADTFVEVSLLPEEERRSATSKVQRRTLNPIYRQNFIFRLPEDEVVHTVVKFTVIGLDRYSHPVHIGQVVHRLSDRDFCASAGDVSVPIWRDIEQSDLPEDPKQGDLLFSLTYLPNAERVTVTILKARNLLLPDSEDPDARKLVMDTFVKVSVVKGGKVVKNKQTSVVRRNANPSYNEAFTIDLRCEDEKVCIVFAVCLRVNPFAGHKTLGRCLVGPGKMASADGAAHWRDMMVSPRNAMTAWHPLK